The Patescibacteria group bacterium genome contains a region encoding:
- a CDS encoding penicillin-binding protein 2: protein MTLFKPKNKYAQGKSFEIRIKFLVYLIFALGLIIIGKLFDFQVLKFDFYAALASDQHDIYQKLFPDRGSIYLEDKELSALTNQESFYPLALNKDYNLVYAQPKYLTKSPQEAAKILAPLLELKEEDLAAKLSKPDDVYEPLKHKVDDSLAETIKNLNLAGIKLSKETYRYYPEKNIGANVTGFVGFDQNNEKKGQYGIEGYFDKELAGAQGEIQSEKDISGSLISVAEQKFVRAVDGSDIVLTLDKTVQFEVCSQLDEHAKVIGADSGSAIVMNPKTGAIIAMCSYPDFDPNDYGKVEDASAYNNRAVYEAYEPGSIFKAITMAAGLDLGVITPDTTYIDEGFEKIDDFTIRNYDHLAHGKNTMSEVLQHSLNTGTIFVVRQMDRKDFKSYVEKFGFGEKTGIQLKSEAAGNIDSLNKKGEIFTATASFGQGITATSLQMVQAYSAIANGGKMVSPYIVQEIKKFDGTIIKTEQPAPKQVISSKTATLLTGMLVNVVEKGEGTMAKVPGYYIAGKTGTAQIAEGGAYSNRTNHSFIGFAPIKDPAFVMIIKFENPKKGTYAATTTAPLFSRLSKFILDYYHVVPDKL from the coding sequence ATGACTTTATTTAAACCAAAAAATAAATATGCTCAAGGCAAGAGTTTTGAAATTAGAATAAAATTTCTGGTTTACCTAATTTTTGCCCTGGGTCTTATAATCATAGGGAAATTGTTTGATTTCCAGGTGTTAAAATTTGATTTTTATGCTGCCTTAGCGTCTGACCAGCACGATATATATCAAAAGCTATTTCCTGACAGAGGGTCTATCTATCTGGAAGACAAAGAATTATCCGCCTTGACCAACCAGGAGAGTTTTTATCCTCTGGCTTTAAATAAAGATTATAACTTGGTCTATGCCCAGCCAAAATATTTAACTAAATCGCCGCAGGAAGCAGCCAAGATTTTAGCGCCGCTTTTAGAGCTGAAAGAGGAAGATTTGGCCGCAAAATTAAGCAAGCCAGATGATGTTTATGAACCGCTGAAGCATAAAGTTGATGATAGTCTGGCCGAAACAATCAAAAATTTAAATCTTGCCGGCATAAAACTTTCTAAAGAAACCTATCGGTATTATCCAGAAAAAAATATTGGCGCCAATGTCACTGGTTTTGTCGGCTTTGACCAGAATAATGAAAAAAAGGGTCAGTATGGCATTGAAGGTTATTTTGATAAAGAGCTAGCAGGCGCCCAGGGAGAGATTCAGTCAGAAAAAGATATTTCAGGCAGTTTAATTTCCGTGGCTGAACAAAAGTTTGTCAGAGCAGTTGACGGTTCAGATATTGTTTTAACCTTGGATAAAACAGTGCAATTTGAGGTTTGTTCCCAGCTTGATGAACATGCCAAGGTAATTGGCGCAGACAGCGGTTCAGCTATTGTGATGAATCCTAAGACAGGCGCAATCATTGCTATGTGTTCATATCCTGATTTTGATCCCAATGATTATGGCAAGGTTGAGGATGCAAGCGCCTACAATAATAGAGCTGTTTATGAAGCGTATGAACCCGGCTCAATTTTTAAAGCCATTACCATGGCTGCTGGTTTGGATCTGGGTGTAATTACGCCAGACACAACTTATATTGACGAAGGTTTTGAAAAAATTGATGATTTTACCATTAGAAATTATGATCATTTAGCTCATGGCAAAAATACGATGTCTGAAGTTTTACAGCACTCGTTAAATACTGGTACGATTTTTGTGGTCAGGCAAATGGACAGAAAAGATTTTAAAAGTTATGTGGAAAAATTTGGTTTTGGTGAAAAAACAGGGATTCAATTAAAATCAGAAGCAGCCGGCAATATAGATTCATTGAATAAGAAGGGTGAAATTTTTACTGCCACGGCTTCATTTGGACAGGGTATCACGGCCACGTCTTTGCAAATGGTCCAGGCTTACAGTGCGATTGCCAATGGCGGGAAAATGGTCAGTCCTTATATTGTGCAGGAAATCAAAAAATTTGATGGGACAATTATCAAAACAGAACAGCCAGCGCCAAAACAGGTTATTAGTTCCAAGACCGCTACTTTACTTACAGGCATGCTGGTTAATGTCGTGGAAAAAGGCGAGGGTACAATGGCTAAAGTGCCCGGTTACTATATTGCAGGCAAAACCGGCACTGCCCAGATTGCCGAAGGCGGAGCCTATTCTAACCGCACAAACCATTCATTCATTGGTTTTGCGCCGATTAAGGATCCGGCCTTTGTGATGATCATTAAATTTGAAAATCCGAAGAAGGGAACTTATGCCGCTACTACAACAGCGCCTCTTTTTTCCCGCTTATCAAAGTTTATTTTGGATTATTATCATGTGGTGCCGGATAAGCTTTGA
- a CDS encoding slipin family protein: MAYLWLLIALVIVILSFLRQVNQYERGVKFTMGRYASTCNPGWRLIIPIFQMMKKVDMRLKAVDVPNQEAITKDNVSCQINAVIYYRVVAANKAVIEVENFYYAVSQLAQTTMRNVVGEVTLDELLSQREQVSQKIKSIVDGITEQWGISVDSVDLKDIVLPETMKRTMAKQAEAEREKRAVIINSEGEVIAAENLAKAGQILSKSPGALHLRTLNSINDISSDDSNTVVFAIPLEVLRAFESFKNKEIEK; this comes from the coding sequence ATGGCTTATCTATGGCTTTTGATTGCTCTGGTAATTGTAATTTTGAGTTTTTTACGACAGGTCAATCAGTATGAACGGGGGGTAAAATTCACGATGGGCAGATACGCTAGCACGTGTAATCCGGGCTGGCGCTTGATTATTCCGATTTTTCAAATGATGAAAAAAGTCGATATGCGCTTGAAAGCAGTTGATGTGCCAAACCAGGAAGCAATTACCAAAGATAATGTTTCCTGCCAGATCAATGCAGTCATTTATTATCGGGTGGTGGCGGCTAATAAAGCAGTGATTGAAGTGGAAAATTTTTATTATGCTGTTTCCCAATTAGCTCAGACCACAATGAGAAATGTGGTCGGTGAAGTTACCTTGGATGAATTATTATCTCAAAGAGAACAGGTCTCACAGAAAATTAAAAGCATTGTTGATGGCATTACTGAACAATGGGGCATTAGCGTTGATTCCGTTGACTTGAAAGATATTGTTTTGCCAGAAACTATGAAGAGAACAATGGCCAAGCAGGCAGAAGCTGAACGTGAAAAGCGGGCAGTAATTATTAATTCAGAAGGCGAGGTAATCGCGGCTGAAAATCTAGCCAAAGCAGGCCAGATCTTATCCAAAAGTCCAGGCGCTTTGCATTTGAGAACCTTAAATTCCATCAATGACATTTCTTCTGACGATTCAAATACCGTGGTTTTTGCTATTCCATTGGAAGTTTTAAGGGCATTTGAAAGTTTTAAAAATAAAGAGATTGAAAAATAA
- a CDS encoding epoxyqueuosine reductase QueH: MKFDREKLLLHVCCAPCSIYVINQLLDKFDLMVYFFNPNIFPEEEYWQRQSEIKKFCQSLRIAYFEEAYKPQNWLNFIKGFESESERGNRCDLCFIYRLNNAAEFARANDFDWFSTTLTMGRQKNSLQVLNAGRKAEAKYKVKFWDQDFKRKNGVQISDWLAKKLGLYKQDYCGCVFSKKY, encoded by the coding sequence ATGAAATTTGACAGGGAAAAATTGCTTTTGCATGTTTGTTGCGCCCCATGCAGTATTTATGTGATTAACCAGCTTTTGGACAAGTTTGATTTAATGGTTTATTTTTTTAATCCTAATATCTTCCCGGAAGAAGAATATTGGCAAAGGCAATCTGAAATTAAAAAGTTTTGCCAAAGTTTGAGGATCGCCTATTTTGAAGAAGCATATAAGCCGCAGAACTGGCTGAATTTCATTAAAGGGTTTGAAAGCGAGTCTGAACGGGGAAATAGATGCGATTTGTGTTTTATTTATCGTCTGAACAATGCGGCTGAATTTGCCAGAGCTAACGACTTTGACTGGTTTTCAACCACTTTGACCATGGGTCGGCAAAAAAATTCTTTGCAGGTTTTGAATGCCGGCCGCAAAGCCGAGGCCAAATATAAAGTAAAATTTTGGGATCAGGATTTTAAAAGAAAAAATGGCGTGCAGATTTCCGACTGGCTGGCCAAGAAATTAGGACTTTATAAACAGGATTATTGTGGCTGTGTTTTCTCTAAAAAGTACTAA
- a CDS encoding phage holin family protein, with protein MYLLLRWLINALAILGIAYYVPGVSVSGFYAALIAALILGIVNALLRPILILLTLPVNVLTLGLFTLIINAFLFWFASTIVKGFSVADFTAAFWGALIMWLVSWVTNWLFKS; from the coding sequence ATGTACCTCCTTTTACGTTGGTTAATCAATGCTTTGGCAATTTTAGGCATTGCCTATTATGTGCCTGGCGTGAGCGTTTCTGGGTTTTACGCCGCTTTGATTGCTGCTTTAATCCTGGGTATTGTTAATGCCTTATTAAGGCCAATTTTAATTCTTTTGACCTTGCCAGTAAATGTTTTGACTTTGGGCTTATTCACCTTGATAATCAATGCCTTTTTATTTTGGTTTGCCAGCACGATTGTCAAAGGCTTTTCAGTCGCTGATTTCACTGCTGCTTTTTGGGGAGCATTGATAATGTGGCTAGTTTCTTGGGTTACAAACTGGCTGTTTAAAAGTTAA
- a CDS encoding replication-associated recombination protein A, producing MDLFDKNLNTNAPLADRMRPLSFEEFVGQEHIVGIKTLLRQAIENDNLPSILFWGPPGTGKTTLAKIIAQKTQAVFVPFSAVTSGVKELRETIKAAIERKKFRDQKTILFIDEIHRWNKAQQDALLPYVEKGIVTLIGATTENPSFEVNSALLSRCRVFVLNLLEQSELKKIISGALADKEKGLGNFSVQLSDEVLDFLTQMANGDARTALNALEFSVNSIKPDKNGLITLDKKIIEQALQKSYLYDKAGEQHYNIISALHKSLRGSDANASLYWLGRMIESGEDPLYIARRLIRFASEDIGLADPQALVQAVSTYTACHYLGYPECDVILAQAVAYLAKAPKDNSLYIGLGQVKADIKNLPNEPVPLHLRNAPTKLMKDLNYGKDYKYTPNYNNPEDAKQDYLPEKLKDRIYLGP from the coding sequence ATGGATTTATTTGATAAAAACTTAAACACAAATGCACCCTTGGCTGACAGGATGCGGCCTTTGAGTTTTGAGGAATTTGTCGGTCAAGAACATATTGTGGGCATTAAAACTTTATTGCGCCAGGCAATTGAAAACGATAATCTGCCTTCCATACTTTTTTGGGGTCCGCCAGGGACTGGTAAAACGACTTTGGCTAAAATAATTGCCCAAAAAACCCAGGCAGTTTTTGTGCCATTTTCAGCTGTGACAAGCGGAGTCAAAGAATTGCGTGAAACAATTAAAGCAGCGATTGAAAGGAAAAAATTCAGAGACCAGAAAACCATTTTATTTATTGATGAAATTCATCGCTGGAATAAAGCCCAACAAGACGCGCTTTTGCCTTATGTGGAAAAAGGCATTGTGACTTTAATTGGCGCCACTACTGAAAATCCTTCATTTGAAGTTAATTCAGCTTTGCTCTCTCGTTGCCGGGTTTTTGTTTTAAATTTGCTGGAACAGTCTGAATTAAAAAAAATAATATCAGGAGCCTTAGCAGATAAAGAAAAAGGCCTGGGTAATTTTAGTGTTCAGTTAAGCGATGAGGTATTGGACTTTTTAACCCAAATGGCCAATGGTGATGCCAGGACAGCCTTAAATGCTTTAGAATTTTCAGTTAATTCAATCAAGCCAGATAAAAATGGTTTAATAACCTTGGACAAAAAAATAATTGAGCAGGCCTTGCAAAAAAGTTATTTATATGACAAAGCCGGAGAACAGCATTATAATATTATTTCTGCTTTACATAAAAGTCTGCGCGGTTCTGATGCCAATGCATCTTTATATTGGTTAGGTAGAATGATTGAATCAGGTGAAGATCCGCTTTATATCGCCAGGCGCTTAATAAGATTTGCCTCAGAAGATATTGGCCTGGCAGACCCGCAAGCTTTGGTTCAGGCGGTTTCAACCTATACTGCTTGCCATTATTTGGGTTATCCAGAATGCGATGTTATTTTGGCCCAAGCCGTAGCTTATCTGGCAAAGGCGCCAAAAGATAATTCTCTTTACATTGGCTTAGGTCAGGTTAAAGCAGACATTAAAAATTTACCCAATGAACCAGTGCCATTGCATTTACGCAATGCGCCCACAAAATTAATGAAAGATTTGAATTATGGCAAAGATTATAAATATACCCCAAATTATAATAATCCAGAAGACGCTAAACAGGATTACTTGCCGGAAAAATTAAAAGACAGGATATATCTGGGACCTTGA
- the polX gene encoding DNA polymerase/3'-5' exonuclease PolX, giving the protein MTNLEIAKILSNISTILEIKGESKFRVIAYSRAAEVIANLTKDIEDIYKEGGIKALEEVPGVGISIAEKLEELIKTGKMKYYKDLTRSFPEKMLVLTEVPGVGPKTALALYKKLHIDSIVKLQKAAMAGKIHKLPHFKEQAEQNILRGIKQFGIRTKERNRMVLTTAGPIADEVLSYIKKFKEVKKCNAVGSLRRMKETIGDIDIVVATPHPKNLIEYFAKASFIKNILSKGDTKISITHKKNVRIDLEILPEQDYGSLLQHFTGSKEHNVRLRTWAVEHKLKLSEYGIEKKGKLYHFADEKKFYEFLGMQYIEPELREDRGEIEMALAHKLPKIISYNDLLGDLHCHTKTSDGTNTIAELAQKAISKKYKYLGISDHTVGLGVASGLSDKEILKHKAEIQKVNKKFKNIKLLAGAEINITASGKLDLSSATIKKLDYSIGSVHSAFNQDEAIMTKRIIAGIKSGIKILGHPSGRLIGQRQAYNVDWTEIFKACAKYKVALEINSFPERLDLKDTLIKDALAYGCKFCIDSDAHALEHMDLIKYGIATARRGWAIKGDVINSWELDMLMKWLKS; this is encoded by the coding sequence TCTGGAAGAAGTGCCTGGCGTTGGAATTAGCATTGCGGAAAAGCTTGAAGAACTGATTAAAACAGGCAAGATGAAATATTATAAGGATTTAACTAGGTCTTTTCCCGAGAAAATGTTGGTTCTGACTGAGGTGCCTGGCGTAGGCCCCAAAACTGCCTTGGCTTTGTATAAAAAATTGCATATTGATAGCATCGTAAAATTGCAAAAAGCTGCCATGGCTGGCAAAATCCATAAATTGCCGCATTTTAAAGAACAGGCAGAACAGAACATTTTAAGGGGCATTAAGCAATTCGGCATTAGAACCAAAGAGAGAAACCGTATGGTTTTAACTACTGCTGGGCCGATTGCTGATGAAGTCTTATCATATATTAAAAAGTTTAAAGAAGTGAAAAAATGCAATGCAGTTGGTTCTTTGCGCCGCATGAAAGAAACAATTGGCGATATTGATATTGTAGTGGCAACTCCGCATCCGAAAAATTTGATTGAATATTTTGCCAAAGCATCCTTCATCAAAAATATTTTGTCCAAAGGAGATACTAAGATTTCCATTACTCACAAGAAGAATGTCAGAATTGATCTGGAGATTTTGCCAGAGCAGGATTATGGCTCATTGCTTCAGCATTTTACTGGTTCCAAAGAGCACAATGTGCGCTTACGCACCTGGGCAGTTGAACATAAATTAAAACTTTCAGAATATGGCATTGAGAAAAAAGGCAAATTATATCATTTTGCTGATGAGAAAAAATTCTATGAATTTTTGGGCATGCAGTATATTGAACCAGAACTGCGCGAGGATAGGGGAGAAATAGAAATGGCCTTAGCCCACAAACTTCCTAAGATAATTAGCTATAATGATTTGCTGGGCGATTTGCATTGCCATACTAAAACCAGTGATGGCACAAATACTATTGCTGAATTAGCGCAAAAAGCCATTAGTAAAAAATATAAATATTTGGGCATTTCTGACCACACTGTTGGCCTGGGCGTAGCTTCAGGGCTTTCAGACAAAGAAATTTTAAAACACAAAGCTGAGATTCAGAAAGTAAATAAAAAGTTTAAGAACATAAAATTACTAGCTGGCGCAGAAATAAATATCACTGCTTCTGGCAAATTGGATTTAAGTTCAGCCACTATAAAAAAACTAGATTATAGTATTGGCTCTGTGCATTCTGCTTTTAATCAGGATGAGGCAATAATGACCAAGAGAATAATCGCTGGCATTAAAAGCGGCATAAAAATTTTGGGCCATCCCTCAGGACGTTTAATCGGACAAAGGCAGGCCTATAATGTTGATTGGACAGAAATATTTAAGGCCTGCGCTAAATATAAAGTAGCTCTGGAAATTAATTCTTTTCCCGAGCGGTTGGATTTGAAAGATACTTTGATTAAAGACGCCTTGGCATATGGCTGTAAATTTTGCATTGATTCTGATGCTCATGCTTTGGAGCACATGGATTTAATTAAATATGGGATTGCCACGGCGCGCAGGGGATGGGCAATAAAAGGAGATGTGATTAATTCTTGGGAACTGGATATGTTGATGAAGTGGCTTAAATCCTAA